Below is a genomic region from Spirosoma radiotolerans.
ACTACACCTTTTCGGCCATCAAGACCATCCGTGATCTGAGCGATGGTAGCCATCTCATAAAAGCAAAAAAAACGCCTTATTGGTTTGAAAGCGTTCGCTTTAATGCCCAGACCGGAACTTACTTCTGGACCGACGAACACGAATATGTCACGTCTGTTCAATATGGAAAAACCATACGCGACAGTGCCGCACAGGTGCTATTGAAAATCCCGTTACCTGGCCCCAACAAAGGGCTCGAAGGGCTGGCATTGACGCCATTGGGAGCGCTTTGGGTTGCTCCAGAAGCGGGTTGGGAAGGCGAAACCCATATGAGCCAGGATACAATCACATTTTTCCGATACCCGAATCCACTTGCTTCCGATCCGGTTGTAGAGCGGTATGCCTACCCCATCGATCGGTGTCCTTTTGCACAGGGGGAGGAACGCATCGGCGGAATTTCTGAAATCATAGCGGTTGACGAGACTCGCCTGCTGGTCCTGGAACGATGTTACGATGCCGCCCAAAAACGCGTGACGGCCAATCTCTATCTGGCAACGCCGGATCAATCTACCCATACGCTACGCAAAGAACTAGCCTTCGATTTCAATCGTCAGTTTCCGGGCACCGTTTGTAATCTGGAAGCAATGGCTTGGGCCGACGAACAGCACCAGACGCTGGTTGTCATGGCCGATGATAACTTTCGGGTCAACAAGACCCTGCGCAATCAGGTCATCGTTTTAAAAAGACGGTAGCATTCATACGAACCTAACAGCCCGCTATTTACGTTTTAAGAGTAACCTTTGGGTGAATGGCTCAATCATTCAACCTCTTTTCGATACGAACACATTATGCAATCAGCGATAGAAACAACCCTCGATATTCAGCAGATCCGCCGGGATTTTCCCATTCTCGATCAACAGGTGAACGGTCGGCCGCTGGTTTATTTCGATAATGCAGCCACGAACCAGAAGCCAACAGCGGTAATCAATGCGCTAACCGGCTATTATGAAGGATACAATGCCAACATTCACCGGGGTATCCATTACCTGGCCGAAAAAGCTACGGCCGCCTTTGAAGCCTCCCGGCGGGCAGTGCAGGAGTTTCTTAACGCCAAACACTGGCAGGAAATTATTTTCACCCACGGCACCACTGATAGCATTAATCTAGTAGCGCAGAGTTACGGACGCCGGTTTCTGAAAGAGGGCGACGAGATCATCATCTCAACAATGGAGCACCACTCCAACATTGTGCCCTGGCAAATGCTGTGCGAAGAAAAAGGATGCATCCTCAAAGTCATCCCCGTAAACGACGCCGGTGAACTGATTCTGGAAGAATACGAAAAACTTCTGTCAGAACGCACCAAATTCGTTTCCTGTGTTCACGTTTCCAATTCACTCGGAACGGTCAACCCCGTCAAAACGATCATCGACAAAGCGCACGCCGTTGGCGCGGTTGTGTTGATTGATGGCGCACAGGCCAGTTCGCACCTTGACCTCGACGTTCAGGCACTCGACGCTGATTTTTACGCCTTGTCGGCCCACAAGCTTTATGGCCCAACGGGCATGGGTGTTCTATATGGCAAAAAAGAACTTCTCGACTCCATGCCTCCCTACCGGGGCGGTGGCGAAATGATCAAGGAAGTGACATTTGCCAAAACGACCTACAACGAGATCCCTTACAAGTTTGAAGCGGGGACGCCCAACATTGCGGATGTTATTGCCGTTAAAACGGCCCTTGAATACATGGCTGGTTTAGGAAAAGAGAACATTGCAGCTCACGAAAACGACCTGCTTCAATATGCTACTGAGCAATTGAGCGAGTTGGATGGACTGCGTATCATTGGGCAGGCAAAGCATAAAATCGGCGTAATTTCCTTTGTCCTGGATGGCATTCACCATCAGGATACGGGCGTTATTCTGGATCAACAGGGTATTGCCGTTCGCACGGGCCACCACTGCACGCAACCGCTCATGCAGCGCTTCGGCATTGCCGGAACTACGCGGGCGTCATTTGCGGTTTATAACACCAAAGATGAAGTTGACCGGCTTGTTCAGGGTCTTCGCCGGGTTCAGAAAATGATGCTTTGACATGGTACAGCTAAACGACCGGCCTGAAATTGAAAAGAAATAAATGACTATTAACGAGAAGCAGGACGAGATTATAGAGGAATTTGACTTGTTCGAAGACCAGCTCGACAAGACACAATACATTATTGATTTGGGCAAAAAGCTACCGCCGATGCCTGATTCAAAAAAAACGGATGAGAACCGGATTATGGGCTGTCAATCAAAAGTTTGGGTCGATGCTGAACTGAAAGATGATGATCAAACCGGCGCCCGGCTGTACTTTTATGGAGACAGTGAACAAACAGCCCAAATTTCGAAAGGATTAGTTGGCTTGCTGATTCGGGTTCTTTCGGGCGAAAAACCCGAAGACATCGCCAACGCCGATTTGTACTTTATTCCACGCGTAGGAATGGGCAATCTGATTACATCGTTACGGGCTGGTGGATTAGCTTCGATGATTGAGCGAATGAAAGCCTTCGGCCGCGCATACACTGAAAAAACTGTTTAACCGTTGTCATGACAGACGAAGAATTAAAAGAACAAGTTGTACTAGCCCTGAAGGGTGTTTACGACCCTGAGATCCCGGTAGATGTGTATGAGTTAGGCCTCATCTACGACATCAAGATATTCCCGGTCAACAATGTGTATATCCTGATGACACTGACGTCACCGTCGTGTCCATCGGCAGGCTCCATTCCGGCTGAAATTGAAGAGAAAGTACGGGCTATAGACGGCGTTAGCGATGTGAGTGTTGAACTGACGTTCGATCCACCGTATTCAACCGAGCTGATGTCGGAAGTAGCAAAACTGGAACTTGGCTTTATGTAAAAAAACAGTTGTAAGCCTGCGCAATGCATAAACTTATAACTCACTAACTTCGACTAAATTTAACCAATTATGTATCCTCCTCATTTGCTTATCCCCATGCGGGAAGACCTGACAAGCGTTGGGTTTGAAGAATTGACCACTGCCGAAGACGTAGTGGAGACAATGGAAAATACCCCGGGCACCATGCTCGTTGTGGTAAACTCGGTTTGTGGCTGTGCGGCCGGCGCTGCTCGCCCAGGTGTAAAAGCGGCTCTGGCAGCCAGTCCGGTTAAACCAGACAAAATGGTGTCTGTTTTTGCGGGTGGCGATCTGGAAGCTACCGCTAAAATGCGGGAATACTTACTGCCTTACCCGCCATCGTCACCAGCAATTGGCATTTTTAAAGATGGTGATCTGGTACATTTCATCGAGCGGCACCACATTGAAGGTCGTTCGGCGCAAATGATTGCTCAACATCTCGAAATGGCGTTGGAAGA
It encodes:
- a CDS encoding esterase-like activity of phytase family protein, yielding MRLLYLLVCLSLTCSIQAQKVQFVFEGDSITMPLVRDSLRGISGLEIVSTTGEWHLVSDRGWHYTFSAIKTIRDLSDGSHLIKAKKTPYWFESVRFNAQTGTYFWTDEHEYVTSVQYGKTIRDSAAQVLLKIPLPGPNKGLEGLALTPLGALWVAPEAGWEGETHMSQDTITFFRYPNPLASDPVVERYAYPIDRCPFAQGEERIGGISEIIAVDETRLLVLERCYDAAQKRVTANLYLATPDQSTHTLRKELAFDFNRQFPGTVCNLEAMAWADEQHQTLVVMADDNFRVNKTLRNQVIVLKRR
- a CDS encoding cysteine desulfurase, with the translated sequence MQSAIETTLDIQQIRRDFPILDQQVNGRPLVYFDNAATNQKPTAVINALTGYYEGYNANIHRGIHYLAEKATAAFEASRRAVQEFLNAKHWQEIIFTHGTTDSINLVAQSYGRRFLKEGDEIIISTMEHHSNIVPWQMLCEEKGCILKVIPVNDAGELILEEYEKLLSERTKFVSCVHVSNSLGTVNPVKTIIDKAHAVGAVVLIDGAQASSHLDLDVQALDADFYALSAHKLYGPTGMGVLYGKKELLDSMPPYRGGGEMIKEVTFAKTTYNEIPYKFEAGTPNIADVIAVKTALEYMAGLGKENIAAHENDLLQYATEQLSELDGLRIIGQAKHKIGVISFVLDGIHHQDTGVILDQQGIAVRTGHHCTQPLMQRFGIAGTTRASFAVYNTKDEVDRLVQGLRRVQKMML
- a CDS encoding SufE family protein; amino-acid sequence: MTINEKQDEIIEEFDLFEDQLDKTQYIIDLGKKLPPMPDSKKTDENRIMGCQSKVWVDAELKDDDQTGARLYFYGDSEQTAQISKGLVGLLIRVLSGEKPEDIANADLYFIPRVGMGNLITSLRAGGLASMIERMKAFGRAYTEKTV
- a CDS encoding DUF59 domain-containing protein, whose protein sequence is MTDEELKEQVVLALKGVYDPEIPVDVYELGLIYDIKIFPVNNVYILMTLTSPSCPSAGSIPAEIEEKVRAIDGVSDVSVELTFDPPYSTELMSEVAKLELGFM
- a CDS encoding BrxA/BrxB family bacilliredoxin; amino-acid sequence: MYPPHLLIPMREDLTSVGFEELTTAEDVVETMENTPGTMLVVVNSVCGCAAGAARPGVKAALAASPVKPDKMVSVFAGGDLEATAKMREYLLPYPPSSPAIGIFKDGDLVHFIERHHIEGRSAQMIAQHLEMALEEFCTPANA